A stretch of the Papaver somniferum cultivar HN1 chromosome 6, ASM357369v1, whole genome shotgun sequence genome encodes the following:
- the LOC113289435 gene encoding uncharacterized J domain-containing protein C3E7.11c-like encodes MIWEEVDWFEEEEHQGSEVETEQDNHIGFDFFSLLSNPKDYYKILELDRDASEDTIRSNYIRLALKWHPDKRKDEDSATSRFQQINEAYSVLSDPVKRKEYDSKGMLYVYDCNVMDYLNKYKGLILTCNGLGVKQSIL; translated from the exons ATGATTTGGGAGGAGGTCGACTGgttcgaagaagaagaacatcAAGGATCAGAAGTAGAAACAGAGCAAGATAATCACATTGGGTTCGACTTcttttcgctcttatctaatccTAAG GATTACTATAAAATACTGGAACTGGATCGGGATGCCTCGGAGGATACCATTCGGTCCAACTATATTCGTCTTGCATTG AAATGGCATCCAGATAAGCGAAAAGATGAGGACAGTGCAACCTCAAGGTTTCAACAGATAAATGAGGCATACTCAG ttctAAGTGATCCTGTCAAAAGGAAAGAGTACGACAGCAAGGGGATGTTGTATGTTTATGATTGCAATGTCATG GATTACCTAAACAAATACAAGGGTCTGATTTTAACATGCAACGGCCTTGGTGTGAAGCAGTCAATATTATAA